Proteins from a genomic interval of Synechococcus sp. A15-28:
- a CDS encoding HAD family phosphatase, translating into MSALPAACLFDLDGLLLDTEPLHSRGWSEAATHFGAELSGDQLLQLKGRRRLDCAALVSSWLPLPVESDALLAVQQPIVRALLPHAKAMPCAQQLVEHCDARGIPMALVTSSSLEAVTFKALPHPWLKRITERVYGDDPELEAGKPDPAPFLLAAHRLGLDPNRCWALEDSQAGAASALAAGCRVWVLNEQRPTEPRDVNPRHINSLEVVLDQLLSTDD; encoded by the coding sequence GTGTCCGCTCTCCCCGCCGCCTGCCTGTTCGATCTGGATGGATTGCTGCTCGACACCGAGCCGTTGCACAGCCGCGGCTGGTCTGAAGCCGCAACCCACTTCGGAGCGGAGCTCAGCGGCGACCAGTTGTTGCAGCTCAAGGGTCGCCGACGTCTCGATTGCGCTGCCCTGGTGAGCAGCTGGCTGCCGCTTCCGGTGGAGTCAGACGCATTGCTTGCGGTTCAGCAGCCGATTGTGCGAGCCCTGCTTCCCCACGCCAAAGCGATGCCCTGCGCGCAACAGCTGGTGGAGCACTGCGATGCCAGGGGGATTCCGATGGCCTTGGTGACCAGCAGCAGCCTCGAAGCCGTGACCTTCAAAGCTTTACCCCATCCCTGGCTGAAGCGAATCACGGAACGGGTCTACGGCGATGATCCTGAGCTGGAGGCCGGCAAGCCGGACCCTGCCCCCTTCCTGCTCGCCGCACATCGGCTGGGACTGGATCCCAACAGGTGTTGGGCCCTCGAGGATTCCCAGGCCGGCGCAGCGTCAGCGTTGGCGGCGGGCTGCCGGGTCTGGGTGCTGAACGAACAAAGGCCCACAGAACCCAGGGATGTGAACCCAAGGCACATCAACAGCTTGGAGGTCGTTCTGGATCAGCTGCTCAGTACAGACGACTGA
- a CDS encoding carbon-nitrogen hydrolase family protein: MNDFLAAAVQLTSSQDPDRNFNAAEEQIDLAARRGADLVGLPENFAFMGEDSRRLELASDLAERCSRFLVTMARRYQVVLLGGGFPAPVGDGSRTLNRAELVDRDGQLLARYDKIHLFDVDLPDGNTYCESATVNAGQTLPPVVDVPGLCKVGLSICYDVRFPELYRHLIGAGADLLMIPAAFTAFTGKDHWQVLLQARAIENTAYVLAPAQTGLHYGRRQTHGHAMVIDPWGTVLADAGVLPGAAIAPVNTAHQGHVRDQMPSLRHRRPALF, encoded by the coding sequence GTGAACGACTTCCTGGCGGCTGCCGTGCAGCTCACGAGCAGCCAGGACCCGGATCGCAATTTCAATGCCGCCGAGGAGCAGATCGATCTGGCGGCTCGTCGTGGTGCGGATCTGGTGGGACTACCCGAGAACTTCGCGTTCATGGGCGAGGACAGCCGCCGACTTGAGCTGGCGTCCGACCTCGCTGAGCGTTGCAGCCGCTTTCTGGTAACGATGGCGCGGCGCTACCAGGTGGTGCTGCTGGGCGGAGGCTTCCCGGCACCGGTGGGCGATGGCTCCAGAACCCTGAACAGGGCGGAACTGGTGGACCGGGATGGTCAGCTGCTCGCCCGCTACGACAAGATCCATCTGTTTGATGTTGATCTGCCCGACGGGAACACCTACTGCGAGTCGGCAACGGTGAATGCGGGCCAGACGTTGCCCCCTGTGGTCGACGTTCCCGGTCTTTGCAAGGTGGGGCTGTCCATTTGCTACGACGTTCGTTTTCCTGAGCTCTACAGACATCTCATCGGTGCCGGCGCCGATCTGCTGATGATTCCAGCTGCCTTCACCGCCTTCACCGGCAAGGACCACTGGCAAGTGCTGCTTCAGGCCAGGGCCATCGAGAACACCGCCTATGTGCTGGCTCCCGCGCAGACCGGATTGCACTACGGGCGTCGTCAAACCCATGGTCACGCCATGGTGATTGATCCCTGGGGCACGGTGCTGGCCGATGCGGGCGTGTTGCCCGGAGCCGCAATTGCCCCCGTCAACACGGCGCATCAGGGCCACGTCCGGGACCAGATGCCCAGCCTGCGTCACCGCAGGCCGGCACTGTTCTGA
- the sds gene encoding solanesyl diphosphate synthase — protein sequence MITVTELLQPVETDLETLLGDLRSLIGAGHPILQAAAEHLFSAGGKRLRPGIVLLLSRALAEDGQLTPRHRRLAEITEMIHTASLVHDDVVDEASTRRGVDTVHSRFDARVAVLAGDFLFAQASWHLANLDDLEVVKLLSRVIMDLADGEVKQGLFRFDTAQTFETYLEKSYCKTASLIANSARAAGVLSDCSSTELDGLYRFGRQLGLAFQVVDDILDFTGSDQQLGKPAASDLASGYLTAPTFYAMEEHPGLQALISREFAEPGDLDHALEMVRSSRAIPRTRELAEIFARESRDSIGWMKDSACKRALLELPDFVLSRLY from the coding sequence ATGATCACCGTCACCGAGCTGCTGCAACCGGTCGAAACCGATCTTGAGACCCTGCTCGGAGACCTGCGCAGCCTCATCGGCGCCGGTCATCCCATTCTTCAGGCCGCTGCCGAGCACCTGTTCAGCGCCGGTGGAAAGCGCTTGCGTCCCGGCATTGTTCTGCTGCTATCAAGGGCTCTGGCCGAAGACGGTCAGCTGACCCCCAGGCATCGCCGACTGGCGGAGATCACGGAGATGATCCATACCGCTTCTCTTGTTCACGATGATGTTGTGGACGAGGCTTCCACCCGCCGTGGGGTCGACACCGTCCACAGCCGTTTTGATGCTCGGGTGGCCGTTCTGGCCGGTGATTTTCTGTTTGCTCAGGCCAGCTGGCATCTGGCCAACCTGGATGACCTCGAGGTGGTGAAGTTGCTCAGCCGCGTGATCATGGATCTGGCTGATGGTGAGGTGAAGCAGGGTCTTTTCCGTTTCGACACTGCCCAGACCTTTGAGACCTACCTGGAAAAGAGTTACTGCAAAACTGCATCGTTGATCGCCAACAGCGCACGGGCTGCTGGTGTTCTCAGCGATTGCTCCTCGACGGAGCTTGATGGCCTCTATCGCTTCGGTCGTCAGCTGGGTCTGGCCTTCCAGGTTGTGGACGACATCCTCGATTTCACAGGCAGCGACCAACAACTCGGCAAGCCGGCTGCCAGTGATCTCGCCAGCGGCTACCTCACGGCTCCGACCTTCTACGCCATGGAGGAGCATCCAGGGCTTCAGGCCTTGATCTCCCGCGAATTCGCTGAGCCCGGTGACCTCGACCATGCCCTTGAGATGGTGCGCTCTTCCCGCGCCATCCCACGCACCCGTGAGCTTGCAGAAATCTTTGCCCGCGAATCCCGCGATTCCATCGGCTGGATGAAGGATTCCGCCTGCAAGCGGGCATTGCTGGAGCTGCCCGATTTCGTGCTCAGTCGTCTGTACTGA
- a CDS encoding 2-phosphosulfolactate phosphatase family protein, producing MQISYFHVPAQMPADASPDAAVVIDVLRATTTIAWALHHGAEAVQAFADLDDLRAAAEAWPADRRLLLGERGGQTLAGFDLGNSPVAVVPATVAGKRLFMSTTNGTRALDRVRQVPLLLTASLPNRDAVAQRLLKESPKTVAIVGSGWEGTYSLEDSLAAGALTARLQELDEAVTVANDEATAAVALWQQWRHDPEACLRTASHGQRLIRLGDHEDDFRCCAGLDQLDVVPTQQSPGVLQAI from the coding sequence ATGCAGATTTCCTATTTCCACGTTCCGGCGCAGATGCCGGCCGATGCCAGCCCCGATGCGGCGGTGGTGATCGATGTGCTGCGCGCCACCACCACCATCGCCTGGGCGCTGCATCACGGAGCGGAAGCGGTGCAGGCCTTCGCCGACCTCGACGATCTGCGGGCAGCCGCTGAGGCCTGGCCGGCCGACCGCCGCCTTCTGCTGGGCGAACGAGGGGGCCAGACCCTGGCGGGCTTCGACCTCGGCAACTCCCCTGTGGCCGTCGTCCCCGCCACCGTTGCCGGCAAACGCCTGTTCATGAGCACCACCAACGGCACCCGCGCCCTGGATCGGGTCCGTCAAGTGCCGTTGCTGCTCACCGCTTCTCTGCCGAACCGAGACGCGGTCGCCCAGCGACTTCTGAAGGAGTCACCCAAAACCGTGGCGATTGTGGGCAGCGGTTGGGAAGGCACCTATTCCCTCGAAGATTCCCTGGCCGCCGGAGCTCTGACGGCACGGCTGCAGGAACTGGATGAAGCGGTGACGGTCGCCAACGACGAGGCCACAGCAGCGGTGGCCCTCTGGCAGCAGTGGCGTCACGATCCGGAAGCCTGTCTGCGCACGGCCAGTCATGGGCAGCGGTTGATCCGGCTCGGCGACCATGAAGACGACTTCCGCTGCTGTGCCGGTCTGGATCAGTTGGATGTCGTTCCCACGCAACAGTCGCCAGGAGTGCTGCAGGCGATCTGA
- a CDS encoding 3'-5' exonuclease, protein MADQLTLLESVPDQRPDPPAPTGPATALIIDTETTGLDPERDRCLEVGAILFDVSSRSVLAQQSFLLPVESNAAEPINRIPAAVTRLPQPWPGALRWFDELLVAADVLVAHNAAFDRQWFGREPLPAVSHPWLCSMEDLRWPADRQLRSRPSVRDLALAYGVPVWSAHRALTDCIYLAEVFARCDDLETMLLHGLEPRQLMRAKVSYDDRHLAREAGFRWNDPVKGAWTRRLSRREIKSLNFPVEAVDPGSERRAA, encoded by the coding sequence ATGGCTGATCAGTTGACCTTGCTGGAGTCGGTGCCGGATCAGCGTCCCGATCCACCTGCTCCAACGGGGCCTGCCACGGCGTTGATCATCGACACTGAAACCACCGGGCTTGATCCGGAGAGGGATCGTTGTCTCGAAGTCGGGGCGATTTTGTTTGATGTCTCGTCTCGATCGGTTCTGGCGCAGCAGTCCTTTCTCCTGCCGGTGGAGTCCAATGCGGCGGAACCGATCAACCGGATCCCAGCTGCCGTGACACGGTTGCCTCAGCCCTGGCCTGGGGCCTTGCGTTGGTTCGATGAACTGCTGGTAGCTGCAGATGTGCTGGTGGCCCACAACGCTGCCTTTGATCGTCAGTGGTTCGGCAGGGAACCTCTGCCCGCCGTCAGCCACCCCTGGCTGTGTTCGATGGAGGATCTGCGTTGGCCTGCCGATCGGCAGCTCCGCTCCCGTCCTTCCGTGAGGGATCTGGCCCTGGCCTATGGCGTTCCGGTTTGGTCGGCCCATCGTGCCTTGACCGATTGCATCTATCTGGCCGAGGTGTTCGCCCGCTGCGACGACCTGGAGACGATGTTGCTGCACGGCCTTGAGCCCCGTCAGTTGATGCGGGCCAAGGTCTCCTACGACGATCGCCATCTCGCCCGGGAGGCTGGCTTTCGGTGGAACGATCCAGTGAAAGGTGCCTGGACCCGCCGACTGAGCCGTCGGGAGATCAAGAGCCTCAATTTCCCTGTCGAAGCCGTTGATCCTGGTTCGGAGCGCCGCGCTGCCTGA
- a CDS encoding peroxiredoxin: MVIGVGDSLPSFCLEDQDGEQRTPEMARGRWLVLFFYPKDDTPGCTAQACSFRDSSSSFENLGAEVWGISGDDAISHRRFATRYGLNFPLLWDRNNSLRRSLGVPKALGLMPGRVTYVVDGEGVIRHVFSNLLDGPAHVREAERVISSLKS, from the coding sequence ATGGTCATCGGCGTGGGCGATTCCTTGCCCAGCTTCTGTCTCGAGGATCAGGATGGCGAGCAACGAACTCCCGAGATGGCGCGGGGTCGTTGGCTTGTTCTGTTCTTTTATCCCAAGGACGACACGCCGGGGTGCACGGCACAGGCCTGCAGCTTTCGCGACAGCAGCAGCAGCTTCGAGAACCTCGGCGCGGAGGTCTGGGGGATCAGCGGTGATGACGCCATCAGCCATCGTCGCTTCGCGACCCGCTACGGACTGAACTTCCCCCTGCTGTGGGATCGGAACAACAGCCTTCGGCGCAGCCTTGGCGTCCCCAAGGCGCTTGGACTGATGCCCGGACGCGTCACATATGTGGTGGATGGTGAAGGGGTCATCCGGCATGTCTTCAGCAACCTGTTGGATGGTCCGGCCCACGTGCGAGAGGCGGAACGGGTGATCTCCTCCCTCAAGAGCTGA
- the murI gene encoding glutamate racemase encodes MSTRLGFFDSGVGGLTVLRRVLERHGSVSCVYLGDTARVPYGNRPPAEIRRIAAEVVGWLRDQQVSTVVMACNTTNALARDVAEGQAGGPVIGLIGAAAAMVETRRVGVLATPATVASEAYSASIEALHPGALVVEQACPAFVPLIEAGDCSSDELRQVARSYLDPLLAASVETIVLGCTHYPLLIPLLKQLLPDAIQLIDPALGVARQLDAVLGVPDASTGDTLELGQCRFCVTADPDGFANRATPWLGARPEVHLQRLQS; translated from the coding sequence ATGAGTACGCGTCTTGGTTTCTTCGACAGCGGTGTGGGGGGGTTGACCGTGCTGCGCCGGGTGCTGGAACGCCATGGCTCCGTCTCCTGTGTGTATCTGGGGGATACGGCCCGGGTCCCCTACGGCAACCGCCCGCCGGCGGAGATTCGCCGCATCGCCGCTGAAGTGGTCGGCTGGTTGCGCGATCAGCAGGTGTCGACGGTCGTCATGGCCTGCAACACCACCAATGCCTTGGCACGGGATGTGGCCGAGGGACAGGCCGGTGGCCCGGTGATCGGGTTGATCGGTGCGGCGGCGGCCATGGTGGAAACCCGACGGGTGGGGGTGCTGGCGACACCCGCCACGGTGGCCTCAGAGGCCTATAGCGCCAGCATCGAAGCCCTTCATCCTGGAGCTCTTGTTGTGGAGCAGGCCTGTCCGGCCTTCGTTCCCTTGATCGAAGCCGGGGACTGCAGCAGTGATGAGTTGAGACAGGTGGCCAGGTCCTATCTCGATCCGTTGCTGGCGGCGTCGGTGGAGACGATTGTTCTCGGCTGCACCCATTACCCGTTGCTGATTCCACTGTTGAAGCAGTTGCTGCCCGATGCCATCCAGCTGATTGACCCCGCGCTCGGGGTGGCCCGCCAGTTGGATGCGGTTCTGGGGGTTCCCGATGCCTCCACCGGCGACACCCTTGAGCTTGGGCAATGCCGCTTTTGCGTCACGGCGGATCCTGATGGTTTTGCCAACCGCGCCACCCCCTGGCTTGGGGCCCGCCCTGAGGTTCATCTGCAACGGCTGCAGAGCTGA
- a CDS encoding N-acetylmuramoyl-L-alanine amidase — protein MPAATPRRWRCLAAVALQLCLLLPSLPAQAASALAAWALTENGTLQLRTSRNARLQAFFQDASDGRGTRVWIDFPGELRFPRRLTGRGAVKEIRLGKPRPGATRLVVEFRPGVELDPNQLKLRGTAPDRWELTFTGLPTRGLDDLGEGDLTGRATAWRPPGRFAPSRTPVDPSGLPTVARDRYKVVIDPGHGGPDPGAVGIGGLRETDVVLDVSLQVAALLRARGVDVLLTRMGDVDVDLPPRVSLANRSSASAFISIHANALSMRRQDVNGIETFFFSDPRSGRLAGYLQQQMMDVSPGTPNRGVRRGRFFVIRRTVMPAALVEMGFVTGAIDGPRLARADHRRRLALALATGILNYLRQDV, from the coding sequence ATGCCTGCGGCAACACCCCGCCGATGGCGCTGTCTTGCGGCAGTGGCCTTGCAGCTCTGTCTGCTGCTGCCGTCGTTGCCGGCTCAGGCGGCCAGTGCCCTGGCGGCATGGGCGCTCACTGAAAATGGCACCCTGCAGTTGCGGACCAGCCGCAATGCCAGGTTGCAGGCTTTTTTTCAGGATGCCAGCGACGGCCGTGGCACCCGTGTCTGGATCGACTTCCCCGGTGAGCTGCGCTTCCCCCGTCGACTGACGGGTCGCGGCGCGGTCAAGGAGATCCGCCTGGGGAAGCCCAGGCCTGGGGCCACGCGGTTGGTGGTGGAGTTCCGGCCCGGTGTCGAACTCGATCCCAATCAGCTGAAGCTGAGGGGGACAGCCCCCGATCGCTGGGAGCTGACCTTCACCGGCTTGCCGACCCGGGGGCTGGATGATCTGGGTGAAGGGGACCTCACCGGCCGAGCCACGGCCTGGCGACCCCCCGGCCGCTTTGCACCAAGTCGCACGCCGGTGGATCCATCCGGGCTGCCCACCGTGGCTCGCGACCGCTACAAAGTCGTCATCGACCCTGGCCACGGAGGACCGGATCCTGGCGCTGTCGGCATCGGCGGTCTGCGGGAGACCGATGTCGTGCTGGATGTGTCTCTGCAGGTGGCGGCTCTGCTGCGGGCCCGCGGCGTTGATGTGTTGCTGACGCGTATGGGTGACGTGGATGTCGATCTACCGCCGCGGGTCTCCCTGGCAAATCGATCGTCCGCCTCCGCTTTCATCAGCATCCATGCCAATGCCCTCAGCATGCGGCGCCAGGACGTGAACGGCATTGAGACCTTTTTCTTCTCCGACCCCCGATCCGGCCGCTTGGCCGGCTACCTGCAGCAGCAGATGATGGATGTCTCTCCTGGAACCCCGAACCGAGGGGTCCGCCGGGGCCGCTTTTTCGTGATCCGTAGGACGGTGATGCCGGCTGCGTTGGTGGAGATGGGTTTTGTGACCGGGGCGATCGATGGTCCCCGCCTCGCCAGAGCCGACCATCGGCGGCGCCTGGCCCTGGCTCTGGCGACGGGGATCCTCAACTACCTGCGCCAGGATGTGTGA
- the acs gene encoding acetate--CoA ligase encodes MTESNTSIESVLQEQRVFEPPADTSAKARIGSLETYRAMAAAATTNPDGFWGDAARRELHWFEPFNTVLDWSEPPFARWFEGGTTNLSYNCLDRHLDGAKAEKIALIWEGEPGDVRRFTYRELHAEVCKAANALKAMGIGKGDLVALYMPMIPEAAIAMLACARIGAPHSVVFGGFSAEALRDRLIDGEAKAVITADGGFRKDKPVSLKPAVDAALAEGACPSVTGVLVVQRTKQPVEMVAGRDQWWHDLVDPQSSDCPAEPMASEDRLFVLYTSGSTGKPKGVVHTTAGYNLWAHLTFQWIFDIRDDDVYWCTADVGWITGHSYIVYGPLSNGATTVMYEGAPRPSKPGAFWELIQKHGITIFYTAPTAIRAFMKSGREVPDQFDMGSLRLLGTVGEPINPEAWMWYRDVIGGNRCPIVDTWWQTETGGVMISPLPGATPTKPGSATLPLPGIQADIVDAEGNSCGADEGGYLAVRAPWPGMMRTVHGNPQRFRESYWEHIRPADGSYLYFAGDGARRDADGYFWVMGRVDDVINVSGHRLGTMEIESALVSHPAVAEAAVVGRPDDLKGEGIVAFVTLEAGRESSEDLIKQLRAHVGTEIGPIARPDEIRCSDALPKTRSGKIMRRILRALAAGQEVSGDTSTLEDRSVLDRLRA; translated from the coding sequence GTGACCGAGTCCAATACGTCGATCGAAAGTGTCCTGCAGGAGCAGCGGGTGTTCGAGCCGCCAGCAGACACCTCCGCCAAAGCGCGCATCGGCAGCCTGGAGACCTACCGGGCGATGGCGGCGGCGGCGACAACCAACCCCGATGGTTTCTGGGGTGACGCAGCCCGTCGTGAGCTGCACTGGTTCGAGCCGTTCAATACCGTTCTCGACTGGTCGGAACCTCCCTTCGCCCGCTGGTTCGAGGGAGGGACCACCAACCTCTCGTACAACTGCCTCGACCGACATCTGGATGGGGCCAAGGCCGAGAAGATCGCGTTGATCTGGGAAGGAGAACCCGGAGACGTGCGCCGCTTCACCTATCGGGAGCTCCATGCGGAGGTCTGCAAAGCCGCCAATGCGCTCAAGGCCATGGGTATCGGCAAAGGCGACCTTGTGGCCCTGTACATGCCGATGATTCCAGAGGCTGCCATCGCGATGCTCGCCTGTGCTCGCATCGGCGCTCCCCATTCCGTTGTGTTCGGTGGCTTCTCGGCCGAAGCCCTGCGCGATCGTCTCATTGACGGCGAGGCCAAGGCCGTGATCACCGCCGATGGTGGATTCAGGAAAGACAAGCCCGTTTCGCTCAAACCGGCCGTTGATGCCGCATTAGCGGAGGGTGCCTGTCCCTCGGTGACCGGTGTTCTGGTGGTGCAGCGCACCAAGCAGCCCGTGGAGATGGTGGCGGGACGGGATCAGTGGTGGCACGACCTTGTGGATCCCCAGAGCAGCGATTGCCCTGCAGAGCCGATGGCCAGTGAGGACCGGCTGTTCGTGCTCTACACCTCAGGCTCCACCGGTAAGCCCAAGGGTGTGGTGCACACCACGGCTGGATACAACCTCTGGGCTCATCTCACCTTCCAGTGGATCTTCGACATCCGTGATGACGATGTGTACTGGTGCACAGCGGATGTCGGCTGGATCACGGGCCACAGCTACATCGTCTACGGCCCCCTGTCCAACGGTGCCACCACGGTGATGTACGAGGGGGCGCCGCGCCCCTCCAAGCCAGGCGCCTTCTGGGAGTTGATTCAGAAGCACGGCATCACGATTTTCTACACCGCGCCGACGGCGATTCGAGCCTTCATGAAGAGTGGCCGGGAGGTGCCCGATCAGTTCGACATGGGCAGCCTGCGGCTGCTGGGCACGGTCGGTGAGCCCATCAATCCGGAGGCCTGGATGTGGTATCGGGATGTGATCGGTGGCAATCGCTGCCCCATCGTTGATACCTGGTGGCAGACCGAAACCGGTGGCGTGATGATCAGCCCCCTGCCTGGAGCCACCCCCACCAAACCGGGATCCGCCACATTGCCGCTGCCGGGGATTCAGGCGGACATCGTTGATGCGGAAGGCAACAGCTGCGGAGCTGATGAAGGTGGCTATCTGGCGGTGCGGGCTCCCTGGCCCGGAATGATGCGCACGGTGCATGGCAACCCCCAGCGCTTTCGCGAGAGCTATTGGGAGCACATCCGTCCTGCCGATGGTTCCTACCTCTATTTCGCTGGGGATGGCGCCCGCCGCGACGCCGATGGGTACTTCTGGGTGATGGGCCGGGTGGATGACGTGATCAACGTTTCCGGTCATCGCCTTGGGACGATGGAGATCGAGTCGGCTCTGGTGAGCCATCCCGCGGTGGCGGAAGCCGCTGTGGTCGGTCGCCCCGACGACCTCAAGGGTGAGGGCATCGTTGCGTTCGTCACGCTGGAGGCAGGGCGTGAGTCGTCAGAGGATCTGATCAAGCAGCTCAGGGCCCATGTGGGCACAGAGATCGGACCGATTGCTCGGCCGGACGAGATTCGCTGCAGTGATGCCCTGCCCAAGACCCGCAGCGGCAAGATCATGCGCAGGATTCTGAGGGCCCTGGCGGCGGGTCAGGAGGTGAGTGGCGACACCAGCACCCTTGAGGACCGTTCGGTTCTGGACCGCCTGCGGGCCTGA
- a CDS encoding UbiD family decarboxylase has protein sequence MALFRSGPATRDLRGFLELLDQRGQLKRITAPVDPDLELAAIADRVLSQGGPALLFENVIGSSMPVAVNTLGTVERVVWSMGLERAEQLEELGSRLALLQQPRPPKGLSETKQFARVFWDLVKAKPDRDLTPPCRQQIFKGDAVNLDNIPLIRPWPGDAGGVITLGLVITKDPETGVPNVGVYRLQRQSVNTMTVHWLSVRGGARHLRKAAAMGKKLEVAVAIGVHPLLVMAAATPIPVQLSEWLFAGIYAGEGVRLTPCKTIDLQVPSHSEVVLEGTITPGEVLPDGPFGDHMGFYGGVEDSPLVRFHCMTQRRDPVFLTTFSGRPPKEEAMLAIALNRIYTPILRQQIPEITDFFLPMEALSYKLAVISIDKAYPGQAKRAAMAFWSALPQFTYTKFVVVVDSHINVRDPRQVVWAIAAQVDPQRDLFTLADTPFDSLDFASEQLGLGGRLAIDATTKVGPEKNHEWGEPLSRPADLEARVSARWSELGLDDLGDDEPDPSLFGYALDRLIQGLKTSP, from the coding sequence ATGGCCCTGTTCCGATCTGGCCCGGCCACCCGCGACCTGCGCGGATTCCTTGAACTGCTGGATCAGCGCGGACAGCTGAAGCGGATCACGGCTCCCGTCGACCCTGATCTTGAGCTGGCGGCCATCGCCGACCGCGTGCTGTCCCAGGGCGGACCCGCCCTGTTGTTCGAGAACGTCATCGGATCATCCATGCCGGTGGCGGTGAACACCCTGGGCACCGTCGAACGCGTGGTCTGGAGCATGGGCCTTGAGCGGGCCGAGCAGCTGGAGGAGCTTGGATCCAGGCTGGCCCTCCTGCAGCAACCCCGCCCTCCCAAGGGACTCAGCGAAACCAAGCAATTTGCCCGGGTGTTCTGGGATCTGGTCAAAGCAAAACCGGACCGCGACCTCACCCCCCCCTGCCGGCAGCAGATCTTCAAAGGCGATGCCGTCAATCTCGACAACATCCCGTTGATTCGTCCCTGGCCAGGGGACGCTGGCGGCGTCATCACGCTTGGGTTGGTGATCACCAAGGATCCGGAAACCGGCGTTCCGAATGTGGGCGTCTACCGGCTCCAGAGGCAGTCGGTGAACACGATGACCGTGCATTGGCTCAGCGTGCGGGGCGGTGCCCGTCACCTGCGAAAGGCAGCCGCCATGGGCAAAAAACTTGAGGTTGCGGTGGCCATCGGCGTGCACCCGCTGCTGGTGATGGCGGCCGCCACCCCGATTCCCGTTCAACTGAGTGAATGGCTGTTTGCCGGGATTTACGCCGGCGAGGGCGTGCGTCTCACCCCCTGCAAGACCATCGACCTGCAAGTACCCAGCCACAGCGAAGTGGTGCTGGAGGGAACGATCACCCCGGGTGAGGTGCTGCCCGACGGCCCCTTCGGCGATCACATGGGGTTTTACGGGGGCGTGGAGGACTCTCCGCTGGTGCGCTTCCACTGCATGACCCAGCGTCGGGATCCGGTGTTCCTCACCACCTTCAGCGGCAGGCCACCAAAGGAAGAGGCGATGCTGGCCATCGCTCTGAACCGGATCTACACCCCGATCCTGCGGCAGCAGATCCCGGAGATCACGGACTTCTTCCTGCCGATGGAAGCCCTCAGCTACAAGCTGGCGGTGATCTCCATCGACAAGGCGTATCCGGGCCAGGCCAAGCGCGCGGCCATGGCCTTCTGGAGTGCCCTGCCCCAGTTCACTTACACCAAGTTCGTGGTGGTGGTGGACAGCCACATCAATGTGCGCGACCCGCGCCAGGTGGTGTGGGCGATCGCGGCGCAGGTGGACCCCCAGAGGGACCTGTTCACCCTGGCGGACACCCCCTTCGACAGCCTTGATTTCGCCAGTGAGCAACTGGGACTCGGCGGCCGACTGGCCATTGACGCCACCACCAAGGTGGGTCCTGAGAAGAACCACGAATGGGGGGAACCGCTGAGCCGACCAGCGGACCTGGAGGCACGGGTGTCGGCGCGCTGGTCCGAACTGGGACTGGATGATCTCGGGGATGACGAGCCCGATCCCAGCCTGTTCGGCTACGCCCTGGATCGCCTGATCCAGGGCCTGAAGACCAGCCCATAG
- a CDS encoding DUF1350 family protein, with protein MNWRQQGKIWQLTPARPIGQVDFIGGSYLAATPQVSYRRLLEDLGNNGLVINAWAYVPGFDHQSQAREAWSDFRRARKQLEERYGPLPTPLRLGHSLGCKLQLLAPDGGRNSRGLVSLSFNNFQADRSIPLLGEIAPRLGVETEFSPSPSETLRLISRHYQQERNLVVRFGRDQLDQSDALLQALEQRPVNHTELLQLPGDHLTPASAGLRRSVLGDWADDPKRVGVIRQLTEVIGRWST; from the coding sequence ATGAACTGGCGCCAACAGGGGAAGATCTGGCAACTGACACCGGCTCGGCCCATCGGCCAGGTGGATTTCATCGGTGGGAGTTACCTGGCGGCCACGCCCCAGGTGAGTTATCGGCGGCTGCTGGAGGATCTCGGCAACAACGGCCTGGTGATAAACGCCTGGGCCTATGTCCCGGGATTTGACCATCAGAGCCAGGCCAGGGAGGCCTGGTCCGACTTTCGTCGCGCCCGGAAGCAGCTCGAAGAGCGTTACGGCCCGTTGCCGACGCCCCTCCGCCTTGGTCACAGCCTCGGTTGCAAATTGCAGCTGCTGGCTCCGGATGGGGGCAGGAACAGCCGTGGGCTGGTGTCCCTCAGTTTCAACAATTTCCAGGCGGACCGATCAATTCCGCTGTTGGGGGAGATCGCCCCACGACTGGGGGTTGAAACCGAGTTCAGCCCATCTCCGTCGGAGACCCTGCGCCTGATCAGCCGTCACTATCAACAGGAACGCAACCTGGTGGTGCGTTTCGGTCGGGATCAGCTCGATCAGAGCGATGCCTTACTTCAAGCGCTTGAGCAACGTCCGGTCAATCACACGGAGCTGCTGCAGCTGCCAGGCGATCACCTCACCCCAGCCAGTGCAGGGCTGAGACGCAGCGTTCTGGGGGACTGGGCGGATGACCCGAAGCGCGTCGGGGTCATCCGACAGCTGACCGAGGTGATCGGCCGCTGGTCCACCTGA